Below is a genomic region from Halictus rubicundus isolate RS-2024b chromosome 11, iyHalRubi1_principal, whole genome shotgun sequence.
TTtcgaattatttattcgaccaaGAGAATCTTGTTCTTGAGAACAACTTTTTATACTCCCGAGTTGTaacaaagaaagagaaaaatacgTTTGTCTGAGAACACCATCGGTAATCTACAATTTATCGTGCATTGTAAAGGTtgatatttattattgtacATGTTGTCATAAATTCCATTGTTCCTACTGTTCACTCCAGAACGCTTCAACAGGATCACCGTAACTGTAACTGTTAACGATAATCATTCACCTGGTGTATCAACTGCAATGCTAACTGTAAATGTATCATACGTAAACCACATCAATGTAAAGATAGTTGAATAAAAGTTCATCCTGAAACTGCTCTTGTCCTTTCTACAGAAAAGACACCGTGACagtttaactttttattatttgtataaaATAAGTCTCTGGATAACAAATGTATATAAGCATAGACATAAAAAGTAGTAAAAAAATAGTATTAATTGAGCATATTCCAACAAGAGTTAACAATTTATTCGTTCTTGAAGTTCGGTGGTCTTTTCTCAATGAACGCAGTCATACCCTCCTTCCGGTCAGCCTGAAAACATTTACAATGTTAATTGACAAATACACAAACTGTTTTATAGCACATATCGTAAATAGGTTCTTACCGTAGCAAAAGTACCATGGAACATTCTTTTTTCAAAGTGAATACCTTCTTTCAAGGTAGTTTCGTAGGctggaaaaaatattagaaagttagaaaatgattaaaaaatcgtATCAACGgcgaaataaattaattaccaGTATTGACAGACTCCTTAGCCATGCCAACGATTAATTGAGAATGAGAGGCAATTTTTTCTCCCAATTTGACTGCCTCTGCGATCAACTTGTCCGCTGGAACAACTTTGCTGACAAGTCCTGaaattaaataatcatttaatgcatatacaatttttttactgaTACGTATTAATTGTGGCAGCAAGCAGACCGCTCTTCTCAGCCTCCTCAGCAGTTATGGGGGTCCCCGTAAGCACCATTTCCATGGCTTTGCTCTTGCCGACCACTCTGGTCAACCTCTGAGTGCCGCCAGCTCCTGGGATTGTGCCAAGAGCAATTTCTGGTTGCCCAAACTTGGCTTTGTCACCAGCATAGATGATGTCACACATCATTGCTAATTCACAGCCACCACCTAACTATAATATATTGCCATCTTATTTCTTTTGCTTTAAGCTGTCTCATGCAAACGTATCATAAAATCCTCAAAAATACTTTAACAAAATTTCATACTCAAACACATTGAAATGATAGAATAAAACGATGACGATAACTATTCTGAACAAGATTCTAGAAGATTCATCAATTTTTCAGCATTTAAATGAAACAGTTCCCAAATGTCTGAATTGATTAATGTCATAATGTAAACATACAGCGTAGCCATTCACAGCAGCGATTACAGGCTTCGAAACCCTGCTAACTGCATCCCAGGTGGACAGAAAATTTCCCTTCATCGTTTGTGAGTAAGTTCTGTTCTGCATCTCCTTGATATCAGCGCCTAAAAGATTCAAATTAATGTTATTACAATTGAAAGAAGAATTTTGCGTTTCATAAAACTTACCAGCAGCAAAAGCCTTCTCACTGCCAGTAATAACAATGGCACCGACGCTGTCATCTCCATCAAACTTAGACACAGCTTGGTTTACCTCATTCATCAAATCATCGCAGAGAGCATTCAGTGCTTTTGGTCTATTTAAGGTAATCAAACCAACATTCTTCTTCTCACCTGTTGTTTCTACCTTGATCAGTTCATAATTCTTAATATGAcctacagaaaaatattttcctttaaaGACAGGGTTGTACTTCTTTTTATCTACACTACAAGCTATTGTTTTTGTACTTTGCACAGCGATTACATAATGTATTCAAAAATTGATAACTACTATAAGAAATGCGGTAACGAACCTTGGTATTTAGATAACTGTCAAGCAGTTAGATAAAGttatgaatatttaatattacagTAAAGTTACATGTATTCTAgacaaatataaatttcttttttttaaattggatatAGCAAAATGCAAGTAGCGAACATATTAATTAAGCCGTAAATAGAATTCCAGAGGCATAAATGCGGATATCACAGATTCAGATCAACCATAATTCTATTGTAATAAATACAATGCTCCCCGTACAGTAAACACGTGACAATCAGTACTCACAACAATAGTATCTAACATTGGTAGCAAATTGTTGCTGATTTCTGCCAGCCTGCAGAGTTTTGGCGAACAGAAATTGACCGACACGAGCTACCATGATTCCCTTATGGTTGGACAGTGGTAATAGCGGCACGCAAAATTACTAATAACGTTCACCGTGTTCAGTGAGGACAGGATTGATAAGGAATCTCTCCACCAGTCCGCTGGAGTCAGTGGTGTGCCTAAAATTCCAGAAACCTTGCGCCCGAACTAAATAATTATTTGCAATTGCGCAAGTCGTAATTTAAGCATTTTAAAAAAGTCCTCatagtagaataaaaattttccacggtTTCCAAACGGGAAGAAAATGATATGGAGTGGGGAGTATACTGTCCAGAACAAGTTTGCGCCATCAAACGGATAACACTATAACGACTATATAGCGATGCACAACAGATAAACTTGCAGAAAACCGAAGGAGTAAACAGATAATGTGCAATGGCATGCAAAATGTGTCTGGAAAAATTTGGTGATACGGATTACATAATTTATATGTCCAGGAAAGAGGTAAACAGGATGTTTTACATGTCCGGAGCACCTTAGACACGTTCGGGGTCGATGACCTCGTCCTGAGGTGTACAATACCGGTTCGTATTCAGTTTTCTAATTAATTAAGAATTTGTCAAGAGCACTACCAAAATGAACAGGtcataaaataaagaataaatgcaatcatttttattaagtATATTTTGATTTTCCAGAGAGTACAATTAATAACAGACGAGAAATGTAAATTAGGTGAATGCTGGAGAATTAGGAATGAGAAGGTGGGATCCAAAATGGAACAGGTAACAGAGGGGGGCACTCCTAATGTCAGTTGTGGTCACTGTCAGTTCATGGTCGTTCGTCTGAACACGTTTTACGTGATGTTGTCGTCGCTGCGTTTCAGCCTGATAATTTTAGCGCTCGTGCTCGAGCAACTCGTGGCTGgtaaataaaatacaacaacCGCAGCAACATATCTTGACAAACTATATACAACCAAACAAATCCCgttgaattaataaaatatctcttcaaaaaatgaaaaaattctccgacacaaatttttaataattatatttcgAAATGCATCataaactttttaaatatcGCCTAGAATTTCTTgaacaaaaataatgaaaacactGCTTGCGAAAGCAGAGTGTTTACAGCACTCACCAGTTATTATTAGATAACAGCTTAGGCTAACAATAACATTTTCAGTTTTATCAAAGTTTGTGAACCGCAACAAAACAATGTGTACTCCATACAAATAAACAAGATGCTGGTGAGATGTTAGCAATGTATAATtgataataaaaatgttctaaaaCTATAGAAGAGATATGGCGGCAGGATCTGTCCAAGGATATGCAAATTGGAGCATCCACAGGTGGGTTTGATCAGGTGAACCTGCGTTGTGGGGCTGAGAAGATGGTAGTGAGTCTTAAAACAGCTGAAGATTTCGAGGGAGTGATATATACTCAAGGCAGCTTCTATTCTAAGCAACCTCCTTGCTTTCTGGACCCAGTTCATGGTGGTAATTTCACTATAAATATCCCGTTTAACCAGTGTCATACAGAAAATGTAAGTATCAAATATCCAAtagtaacaataatttttaataaattaaaattaaaattagactATCTGGAAGTGATTATGAACAATCCTGTTA
It encodes:
- the Echs1 gene encoding enoyl-CoA hydratase, short chain 1; this encodes MVARVGQFLFAKTLQAGRNQQQFATNVRYYCCHIKNYELIKVETTGEKKNVGLITLNRPKALNALCDDLMNEVNQAVSKFDGDDSVGAIVITGSEKAFAAGADIKEMQNRTYSQTMKGNFLSTWDAVSRVSKPVIAAVNGYALGGGCELAMMCDIIYAGDKAKFGQPEIALGTIPGAGGTQRLTRVVGKSKAMEMVLTGTPITAEEAEKSGLVSKVVPADKLIAEAVKLGEKIASHSQLIVGMAKESVNTAYETTLKEGIHFEKRMFHGTFATADRKEGMTAFIEKRPPNFKNE
- the LOC143359214 gene encoding uncharacterized protein LOC143359214, whose translation is MEQVTEGGTPNVSCGHCQFMVVRLNTFYVMLSSLRFSLIILALVLEQLVAEEIWRQDLSKDMQIGASTGGFDQVNLRCGAEKMVVSLKTAEDFEGVIYTQGSFYSKQPPCFLDPVHGGNFTINIPFNQCHTENKDNRYKNILVMQHDDELITPGDAAFILECDFSKPRNITVSAEWKESDKREVRSSISLVDPDPGRDESKKAAYVESNSDRVFYMPNSIPKINDEL